In a genomic window of Chrysemys picta bellii isolate R12L10 chromosome 1, ASM1138683v2, whole genome shotgun sequence:
- the KCNJ4 gene encoding inward rectifier potassium channel 4: MIKRAMGSVRVNRYSIVSTEEDGHKVSALGNMNGHSWNGKGHVPRRKRRNRFVKKNGQCNVYFANLSNKSQRYMADIFTTCVDTRWRYMFMIFSAAFLVSWLFFGFLFWCIAFFHGDLGATGVGGVPTTAKPCIMHVNGFLGAFLFSVETQTTIGYGFRCVTEECPLAIMAVVVQSIVGCVIDSFMIGTIMAKMARPKKRAQTLLFSHHAVISVRDGKLCLMWRVGNLRRSHIVEAHVRAQLIKPYMTQEGEYLPLDQRDLNVGYDIGLDRIFLVSPIIIVHEIDEESPLYGMGKEELEMEDFEIVVILEGMVEATAMTTQARSSYLASEILWGHRFEPVVFEEKNRYKVDYSHFHKTYEVAGTPCCSARELQESKITILSSPPPPSAFCYENELALVSQDEDEEEEEVEVGPGLGGSTKKDGGVIQMTEFGSHLDLERLQAAIPLDTISYRRESAI; encoded by the exons ATGATAAAGCGAGCCATGGGTAGCGTCCGAGTTAACAG GTACAGCATTGTCTCAACTGAAGAGGATGGGCACAAGGTTTCTGCCCTAGGCAACATGAATGGGCACAGCTGGAATGGGAAAGGACATGTCCCCAGGCGGAAACGCCGTAACCGTTTTGTGAAGAAGAATGGACAGTGCAACGTGTATTTTGCCAACCTGAGCAACAAGTCTCAACGCTACATGGCCGACATCTTTACCACATGTGTGGACACTCGCTGGCGCTACATGTTTATGATCTTCTCAGCAGCCTTCCTGGTCTCCTGGCTCTTCTTTGGGTTCCTCTTCTGGTGCATTGCTTTCTTCCATGGTGACCTGGGTGCCACTGGGGTGGGCGGTGTCCCCACCACTGCAAAGCCCTGCATCATGCACGTCAATGGCTTCCTAGGAGCCTTTCTCTTCTCGGTGGAGACACAGACCACCATTGGGTATGGGTTCCGTTGTGTGACTGAGGAGTGCCCGTTGGCCATCATGGCAGTAGTGGTCCAGTCCATCGTGGGCTGTGTCATCGACTCCTTCATGATCGGCACCATCATGGCCAAGATGGCGCGGCCCAAGAAACGGGCCCAGACCCTCCTTTTCAGCCATCATGCTGTCATCTCTGTGCGCGATGGCAAACTGTGCCTCATGTGGCGAGTGGGAAACTTGCGGAGGAGTCACATTGTGGAGGCTCATGTCCGGGCTCAGCTCATCAAGCCCTACATGACACAGGAAGGTGAGTACCTCCCGCTGGACCAGCGGGACCTCAACGTGGGCTACGACATAGGCCTTGACCGCATATTCCTGGTATCCCCCATTATCATTGTCCATGAGATTGATGAGGAGAGCCCACTCTATGGAATGGGCAAGGAGGAGCTAGAGATGGAGGACTTTGAGATTGTCGTCATCCTGGAGGGGATGGTGGAGGCCACAGCCATGACCACCCAGGCTCGCAGCTCCTACCTGGCCAGTGAGATCCTCTGGGGTCACCGTTTTGAACCTGTGGTCTTTGAGGAGAAGAACCGCTACAAAGTGGACTACTCACACTTCCACAAGACCTACGAGGTGGCCGGCACCCCTTGCTGCTCAGCCCGGGAGCTGCAAGAGAGCAAAATCACCATCCTATCTTCTCCGCCACCTCCTAGTGCCTTCTGCTATGAGAACGAGTTGGCCTTAGTCAGCCAAGacgaagatgaggaggaggaggaggtggaagtgGGGCCTGGGTTAGGAGGAAGCACCAAGAAGGATGGAGGAGTCATCCAGATGACGGAATTTGGGAGTCACTTGGATCTGGAACGGCTACAGGCTGCCATCCCTCTGGACACCATCTCCTACCGCAGAGAGTCAGCCATCTGA